In a genomic window of Nodosilinea sp. E11:
- a CDS encoding class I SAM-dependent methyltransferase gives MANQTLNLDDRLYRYLLDHSVHEPEVLRALRHETAQHPMAQMQIAPEQGQFMALLVQLLGVTKALEVGVFTGYSALRVALTMPPEGKLVACDVSEDYTAIARRYWEQAGVAHKIDLRIAPATDTLAQLIEAGETNSFDFAFIDADKSGYPTYYEQALQLVRPGGLIALDNVLWSGRVADPTVQDSRTNTLRRLNEAIHSDDRVVASLVPIADGLTLAMKKF, from the coding sequence ATGGCAAACCAAACCCTCAATCTCGACGATCGCCTCTACCGCTACCTACTCGACCATTCGGTGCACGAACCGGAGGTGCTGAGAGCCCTGCGCCACGAAACCGCACAGCACCCGATGGCCCAAATGCAAATCGCCCCTGAGCAAGGGCAATTTATGGCCCTACTGGTGCAGCTTTTGGGGGTGACTAAGGCGTTAGAGGTGGGTGTGTTTACGGGCTACAGCGCGCTGCGGGTGGCGTTGACCATGCCCCCAGAGGGCAAACTGGTGGCCTGCGATGTGAGTGAAGACTATACGGCGATCGCCCGCCGCTACTGGGAACAAGCCGGAGTAGCCCACAAAATTGATCTGCGTATTGCCCCGGCTACCGATACCCTAGCCCAGTTGATTGAAGCTGGCGAAACCAACAGCTTTGATTTTGCTTTCATTGATGCCGATAAGAGCGGCTACCCTACCTACTACGAGCAGGCGCTGCAACTGGTAAGGCCGGGGGGATTGATTGCCCTAGATAATGTGCTGTGGTCGGGCCGGGTAGCCGACCCCACCGTGCAAGACAGCCGTACCAATACCCTGCGCCGCCTCAATGAAGCTATCCATAGCGACGATCGCGTCGTCGCCAGCCTAGTGCCTATCGCCGATGGTCTCACCCTAGCCATGAAAAAGTTCTAA
- a CDS encoding C1 family peptidase, which yields MAQSNSSSTWQKKGFGWIPDLPDIADPSLTLALDNKPRLLSQEGSDHLEGIAKILSILLKDKGPKESKKLEDIYNQILGETRFPNVRVYKILRKQEAPCSEESEQIQHSQAKEIIQLKQALYWYYRELIPQRTKQESTKPVVVPVFFSEAPNAVLEWLQTPRFDDKLEEIVKLFQGQNQLVDDGIVGLRTYTALKANLANKPSNEQNVELLCPSSIIPHDILEEVFQQLTYTWLRTKFSISIDQAFEYFFGQYSLSQHQGEYATKIKIELQSTVQEKLKEISSAFRKKIKLLPSKLSGRAKLLHEKAIKDLALHEKAVTDLVTPEEAIEDLVTRQKSIEDLYEEAIKDLVTRQKSIENLDFHKQAINDLYEKAIKDLVAREKSIENLDFHKQAIKNLREAIESLDFHKKAIEDLKKKLTDLKDLLVCKSSDLTIVAYQELDRQFQAYPHKSEDQEGTQTEIAESFSAPQPVSPIFKELNGILRTSLDTLNSSLCGKKAEKEKKVEEALLENSFIIYSDEDFIEQFHYWFHIIEPFVSAIFQILSPLANFDNYRQAIDTGFAKLDGCFQFHQSEHASKATSYENFLFEYSPTQTSDQIAELQELRKTITSLFQETIAKINRIRSENLDYRPYILSSLENFLKSNIKANQDKKEVLAKKWKNRSSKVPMVWLDSIWSEFFPAIKDQLSRLKGKEKEKEEEEQKKRIRALSVLFIRERLGKLADELSDLPPNSEIYKFVEDELAEDKKNIDSYFRFFDFLGDIISEKYGVCLKNVSIDISTSKVTVHTDSTSAGSADVEGLNQSHEQETVKDKVDLVDSLDEDGEVHDDVVQSTTQAELVSFLTFKKELFEIQDVEDWGLDTVQMDRKDGRALFFEPTVVQLPINTNLMEKADRQTKLRTRPSDDAQVPKAATSTKFYFFLPGLVDLSYWCPPIEDQEDVNACTAFAGVSLLEYFAQKRYGKYTSLSARFLYKTARNLMNRSDDTGASVRQTMKALVLFGVPPEEVWPWRAKDFNEEPPAFCYAYAQSYQALKYFRLDAAGSGAKDASLTARELLLFQIKAVLAAGLPCIFGFTIYSSFFKDRNIRFGYIPYPSSRDQIMGGHTAVAVGYNDHKCIERIDGTPAKPGAILIRNSWGPSWGNGGYGWMPYEYILDGLTADWWSLLKAEWFDGGAFGLGAVDPGSNKPMGSQPVSTQPAPRRP from the coding sequence ATGGCTCAGTCAAACTCAAGCAGCACCTGGCAGAAAAAAGGATTTGGCTGGATTCCTGACTTACCTGATATTGCCGACCCAAGTTTAACTCTCGCCTTAGATAACAAACCACGCCTCTTGTCCCAAGAAGGCAGCGATCATTTAGAGGGTATTGCTAAAATCTTATCCATCTTACTAAAAGACAAAGGGCCAAAAGAATCTAAAAAACTGGAAGACATCTACAACCAAATTTTAGGAGAAACCCGTTTTCCCAATGTCCGAGTTTATAAAATTCTGCGAAAACAAGAAGCGCCCTGCTCGGAAGAATCCGAGCAGATTCAGCATTCTCAAGCCAAGGAAATCATTCAACTCAAACAAGCACTTTACTGGTATTATCGAGAGTTAATTCCACAGAGAACAAAGCAAGAGTCAACTAAGCCTGTCGTTGTGCCCGTTTTTTTCAGTGAAGCCCCTAACGCAGTCCTTGAATGGCTACAAACCCCAAGATTTGATGACAAACTTGAGGAGATTGTCAAGCTCTTTCAAGGCCAAAATCAGCTAGTTGATGATGGCATTGTAGGGCTTAGAACTTACACTGCTCTTAAAGCTAATCTAGCCAACAAACCAAGCAATGAGCAAAATGTTGAGCTTCTTTGCCCCTCTTCTATTATACCCCATGACATTTTAGAAGAAGTGTTTCAGCAGCTCACTTATACATGGCTCCGCACAAAGTTTAGTATTTCAATTGATCAGGCATTTGAATACTTTTTTGGGCAATACTCTCTTTCCCAGCACCAAGGCGAATACGCCACCAAGATCAAAATTGAATTACAGTCTACTGTTCAAGAGAAGCTTAAGGAAATTAGCTCCGCTTTTAGGAAGAAAATTAAGCTCCTGCCAAGCAAATTATCAGGCCGGGCGAAACTTTTACATGAAAAAGCTATTAAAGATCTAGCTTTGCATGAAAAAGCGGTTACGGATCTAGTTACGCCTGAAGAAGCTATTGAGGATCTAGTTACACGTCAAAAATCTATTGAGGATTTGTATGAAGAAGCTATTAAGGATCTAGTTACACGTCAAAAATCTATTGAGAATCTAGATTTTCACAAACAAGCTATTAATGATTTGTATGAAAAAGCTATTAAGGATCTAGTTGCGCGTGAAAAATCTATTGAGAATCTAGATTTTCACAAACAAGCTATTAAGAATTTACGTGAAGCTATTGAAAGTCTGGATTTTCATAAAAAAGCTATTGAGGATCTAAAGAAGAAATTAACCGATCTAAAGGATCTACTAGTTTGCAAATCTTCTGATCTTACAATTGTCGCCTATCAAGAGCTAGATCGTCAATTCCAGGCTTATCCTCACAAAAGTGAGGATCAGGAAGGCACTCAGACAGAAATAGCCGAGAGTTTTTCTGCCCCTCAGCCTGTGAGTCCTATTTTTAAAGAGCTGAATGGAATTTTAAGAACTAGTTTAGACACGTTAAACAGTTCTCTATGCGGAAAGAAGGCTGAGAAGGAGAAAAAGGTTGAGGAGGCTTTACTCGAAAACAGTTTTATCATCTATTCAGATGAAGACTTTATTGAACAATTCCATTACTGGTTCCACATCATTGAACCCTTTGTATCAGCAATCTTTCAAATCCTTTCCCCCCTGGCTAATTTTGACAACTATCGGCAAGCAATTGACACTGGCTTCGCCAAGCTAGATGGTTGCTTTCAGTTCCACCAATCTGAGCATGCTTCAAAAGCAACATCCTATGAAAACTTTCTGTTTGAATATTCGCCGACTCAAACTTCTGACCAGATTGCAGAGCTTCAGGAGTTAAGAAAAACTATAACTTCCTTGTTCCAAGAAACTATAGCTAAAATTAATCGCATTCGCAGCGAAAACCTAGATTATAGGCCCTATATATTAAGCTCATTGGAAAATTTCCTAAAGTCTAATATAAAAGCGAATCAAGACAAAAAAGAAGTCTTGGCTAAAAAATGGAAAAATCGCTCATCAAAAGTTCCTATGGTTTGGTTGGACAGTATTTGGAGTGAATTTTTCCCCGCCATAAAAGATCAATTATCAAGACTTAAAGGAAAAGAAAAAGAAAAAGAAGAAGAAGAACAGAAAAAGCGCATCCGAGCTCTATCCGTTCTGTTTATTAGAGAAAGGCTTGGCAAACTAGCTGATGAACTCTCAGATCTTCCACCAAATTCTGAGATCTATAAGTTTGTTGAAGATGAATTAGCTGAAGACAAAAAAAATATTGATTCCTATTTTAGGTTTTTTGATTTTCTTGGTGACATTATCAGCGAAAAGTATGGAGTTTGCCTTAAAAATGTAAGTATAGATATCTCAACTTCGAAAGTAACTGTTCATACAGATTCTACATCTGCAGGATCTGCTGATGTAGAGGGTTTAAATCAATCCCATGAGCAAGAGACAGTCAAAGATAAAGTAGACTTAGTAGATTCATTGGATGAGGATGGTGAGGTTCATGACGATGTTGTTCAAAGTACAACACAGGCTGAACTGGTTTCATTTTTAACCTTCAAAAAAGAGCTATTTGAAATTCAAGATGTTGAGGATTGGGGCTTAGATACAGTTCAAATGGATAGGAAAGATGGTAGGGCTCTATTCTTTGAGCCTACTGTTGTGCAATTGCCAATTAATACCAATCTTATGGAAAAGGCGGATCGTCAAACTAAGTTGAGGACCCGCCCTTCAGATGATGCCCAAGTGCCTAAAGCCGCAACTTCTACCAAGTTTTATTTCTTTTTGCCAGGCTTAGTCGACCTTAGCTACTGGTGCCCTCCTATTGAAGATCAGGAGGATGTCAATGCTTGCACCGCTTTTGCTGGGGTATCGCTGCTTGAGTACTTTGCCCAGAAGCGCTACGGCAAATACACTAGCCTATCGGCCCGTTTTCTATATAAAACGGCACGCAACTTGATGAACCGCTCTGATGATACAGGCGCTTCGGTGCGGCAAACAATGAAAGCCCTGGTACTATTCGGAGTTCCCCCTGAGGAAGTATGGCCCTGGCGGGCCAAAGATTTTAATGAAGAACCTCCTGCTTTTTGCTATGCCTATGCTCAAAGCTATCAGGCGCTTAAATACTTTCGGCTAGATGCGGCAGGTAGCGGGGCCAAAGATGCTTCATTAACAGCCCGTGAGCTGCTGCTATTTCAAATTAAAGCTGTGCTGGCTGCGGGATTGCCCTGTATTTTTGGATTTACTATCTACAGCTCATTTTTTAAGGACAGGAATATCCGTTTTGGCTATATTCCCTACCCCAGCAGCCGTGACCAGATAATGGGAGGCCATACGGCTGTAGCTGTTGGCTATAACGATCATAAGTGTATCGAGCGCATCGACGGCACACCCGCTAAGCCGGGAGCAATTTTAATCCGCAATTCTTGGGGGCCTAGCTGGGGCAATGGTGGCTATGGATGGATGCCTTACGAATATATATTGGATGGCCTAACGGCAGACTGGTGGTCGCTACTAAAGGCAGAGTGGTTTGATGGCGGCGCATTTGGTTTGGGGGCTGTAGATCCTGGTAGTAATAAGCCGATGGGGTCTCAACCAGTGTCAACTCAACCAGCACCAAGGAGGCCTTAA
- a CDS encoding SRPBCC family protein, producing MVVSNVQVARNDRPANDFLAQFSAGDQVALLRGDVLLQALPGQSEGSVTAHMYVPLGRPQIWPQVTNYSCWTQFFPNIVHSEVLETVKTASQRYRRLYQVGRKGFMMISAQVEIYLKVVETACEAIQFRLERGTFSHFAADLHLQDFNQGTLLSYSVQAAPTIPVPAFLIEQAMKTDLPGNMRQMRRVLCARYGVV from the coding sequence GTGGTTGTCAGCAATGTACAGGTAGCCCGCAATGATAGACCAGCAAACGATTTTTTAGCTCAGTTTTCTGCTGGCGATCAGGTGGCCCTGCTCAGGGGAGATGTGCTGCTACAAGCACTGCCAGGGCAGTCAGAAGGTTCGGTCACAGCCCATATGTATGTGCCCTTGGGGCGACCTCAGATTTGGCCCCAGGTCACCAATTACAGCTGTTGGACTCAATTTTTCCCCAACATCGTCCACAGCGAAGTCCTCGAAACTGTAAAAACGGCTTCCCAGCGCTACCGTCGCCTTTACCAAGTGGGGCGCAAGGGATTTATGATGATTTCTGCCCAGGTCGAGATTTACCTAAAGGTGGTTGAAACCGCCTGTGAAGCCATTCAGTTTCGCCTTGAGCGGGGCACGTTTTCCCATTTTGCGGCCGATTTACACCTGCAAGATTTTAACCAGGGGACGTTGCTAAGTTATTCTGTGCAGGCCGCCCCAACGATTCCGGTACCGGCGTTTTTAATTGAGCAGGCCATGAAGACCGACTTGCCAGGCAACATGCGGCAAATGCGGCGGGTATTGTGCGCCCGCTATGGTGTGGTTTAG
- a CDS encoding histidine kinase, which translates to MEGSSTSFDDVRVPLKLLLFIDKRPSLARQVRQIKQYLKTLETHFEFNLDVVDIGEQPYLAEHYKLVASPALIKISPAPQQMLAGSDIVNQLERWWPKWQQEHLDTLNTAETDADNATNLPPDLESPFTYSAEIMKLTDEIFRLNQTREELEAQLRFKDRIIAMMAHDLRNPLTAASIAVETLELGYAPNQTRNLTLSPELTGQLLKHAKTQIRAINRMITDILKAARGASMELQIVPQELDLPSLCLEVVEAFQNRLYEKQQQLTTEIPQDLPTVYADGTQVKRVVTNLLDNAIKYTPVGGNVSLIAVHRTTQKVQVAVIDTGPGIPAENRDKIFEESYRLQRDVTQEGYGLGLALCQRIIRAHYGQIWVDSAPGEGSSFYFTLPVYRA; encoded by the coding sequence ATGGAGGGTTCCTCCACTTCCTTTGATGACGTGCGGGTGCCCCTCAAGCTGCTGCTATTCATTGACAAGCGGCCTAGCCTGGCCCGGCAGGTGCGGCAGATCAAGCAGTATCTAAAGACCTTAGAAACCCACTTTGAGTTCAATCTTGATGTCGTCGATATTGGTGAGCAACCCTATCTTGCCGAGCACTACAAGCTAGTTGCTAGCCCTGCCCTGATTAAAATTTCTCCCGCTCCCCAGCAAATGCTGGCCGGTAGCGATATCGTCAATCAGCTAGAGCGATGGTGGCCAAAGTGGCAGCAAGAACACCTCGATACCCTCAACACAGCCGAAACCGACGCCGATAACGCCACCAACCTGCCCCCAGATCTAGAGTCTCCCTTCACCTACTCAGCTGAGATCATGAAGCTGACGGACGAAATCTTTCGTCTCAATCAAACCCGCGAAGAGCTAGAGGCCCAGCTGCGCTTCAAAGACCGCATTATTGCCATGATGGCCCACGACCTGCGCAACCCCCTGACCGCTGCCTCGATTGCCGTGGAAACCCTGGAACTAGGCTATGCCCCCAACCAAACCCGCAACCTTACCCTCAGCCCAGAGCTGACTGGGCAGCTGCTGAAACATGCCAAAACCCAGATCCGGGCGATTAACCGCATGATTACCGATATTCTCAAGGCCGCCCGAGGAGCCTCAATGGAGCTCCAGATCGTTCCCCAGGAGCTAGATTTACCCTCCTTATGCCTAGAGGTTGTCGAGGCCTTTCAAAATCGACTGTACGAAAAACAGCAGCAACTCACCACCGAAATTCCTCAAGATTTACCCACGGTCTATGCCGACGGCACCCAGGTTAAACGGGTAGTCACCAACCTGCTTGACAACGCTATCAAGTACACCCCAGTGGGAGGCAACGTCTCGCTCATTGCCGTTCACCGCACCACCCAAAAAGTACAGGTTGCAGTGATCGATACCGGCCCTGGCATTCCCGCCGAAAATCGCGACAAAATTTTTGAAGAAAGCTACCGTCTCCAGCGCGATGTCACCCAAGAAGGCTACGGTCTGGGCTTGGCCCTCTGTCAACGCATTATTCGAGCCCACTACGGCCAAATTTGGGTCGATTCAGCACCAGGAGAAGGCAGCTCATTTTACTTTACCCTGCCGGTTTATCGAGCCTAG
- a CDS encoding AAA family ATPase, translating into MKSSEAEPGREPASSSQAQDVAIGGNFQVDGEGNRVDFSQTTIDQSHAQITYTHILQVAFDDVKARPLNPRSPYIGLRKFEVRDRDLFFGRDRMIAHLQERLQENFLLVLGASGSGKSSLIRAGLIPQLAQQQGGGFRELICTPDRNPFESFRASLTSAGYRQSDTEFLLAAQPDSLLKAAQTIKLADDEWLIFIDQFEELFTLCPDGVMRQHFIDSLVTLVGANLPSVDLVVAMRADFLDRLSAYPSLSGILQRSELITDLGDDELRLVIEQPAARHGVVFEPGLAAEIIQGLKGRNETGEADRISLPLLQYTLKLLWESSGDLGDRILRTSTYRQIGGVRGALQRRVDEIYNGLSADEQQAAKHIFLQLVDTTTADVGTTTVGKAVSRRATLTEFRDPAEQKVLEQLINASLLVSDRPSPDSSAVVELAHETLIDSWDTLKRWIEESKPLIRLRNQLKDDATRWHDLCQQKSAQAEAELWQGTKLQWLMAQKMELCDRFGNFCSEETAFIDASEALADQEHRREVQRLRRTIAGVGAALAAVSGLAFLALNQWIRAEQGQIKALTQATNAEFTVNRDRVDPLLHALEAGTQLQRMPVFLRPPDLQADVMTALAQGVYWVREKNRLEGHAGVIQAVAFSPDGQTIATASYDRTVKLWDKHGQLNSVDLTHDAPVLDVSFSPDGQKIASAAENGTIQLWSSQGESLGAPISAHNSYVYSVRFDPQNQFLASASEDGTIKLWDLQGKLLETISAHSSPVWDVAFSPDGLTLASASSDRTIRLWNRDGTPKRPPLLGHQDLVTSVDFSPSTNPGWLASGDVEGKIRLWKATGEPVRLLTADDSTAVLQVAFSPDGRTIVACRQSGVIELWDFQGRLITRLRGHASRVNGVSFNPDGTILASVSNDKKAILWQPNATSRVAVLASPLPDTQPVPVFEVNFNPQKPQIVAIREDGNGVVWNIQDLQNSQAQLLQNTHGSFGSSIRFSPKGDRIVEGDGSGTIRRWTDADDFIDLVPNAHVDGVYGISFSPQGDRIASGGYDSLIKLWDINGEPLFALEGHQQVVYSVEFNADGSQLLSASADNTAKLWNLQTETLITTLKEHSEPVLSATFSPNQDLIATASADQTIRLWNSQGQGLSTLTGHPDTVNSVRFSPDSQRLYGAINDGTIQIWKPSGRLIMTLVGHDGGVNSLSVKDNLLASSSQDGRVILWNQESDFLTLDGLVEQGCQWVSDYLKNNSSSNQQLCP; encoded by the coding sequence GTGAAGTCCTCCGAGGCCGAGCCGGGTCGTGAACCGGCATCCTCGTCTCAAGCTCAAGATGTAGCGATTGGCGGAAACTTTCAGGTTGATGGCGAGGGCAATCGGGTTGATTTCTCGCAAACCACCATCGATCAGTCCCACGCCCAAATTACCTACACCCACATTTTGCAGGTGGCCTTTGATGACGTCAAAGCCCGACCCCTAAACCCGCGATCGCCCTACATTGGCCTGCGCAAGTTTGAGGTGCGCGATCGCGACTTGTTCTTTGGCCGCGATCGCATGATCGCTCATCTGCAAGAGCGGCTACAAGAGAACTTTCTGCTGGTGCTGGGGGCCTCGGGCAGTGGCAAATCTTCACTCATTCGTGCCGGGTTGATCCCCCAACTGGCCCAACAGCAAGGAGGAGGGTTTCGAGAGCTAATCTGCACCCCCGATCGCAATCCCTTTGAATCCTTTCGAGCCAGCCTAACCAGCGCAGGCTACCGCCAATCGGATACCGAATTTTTGTTGGCAGCTCAGCCCGATAGTCTGCTGAAAGCTGCCCAAACCATTAAGCTCGCAGACGACGAATGGTTGATCTTTATCGACCAGTTTGAGGAACTGTTCACCCTCTGCCCTGACGGGGTCATGCGTCAGCACTTTATCGACAGTCTAGTGACCTTGGTTGGGGCCAATCTGCCGTCGGTAGATCTCGTTGTCGCCATGCGGGCCGATTTTCTCGATCGCCTCAGTGCCTACCCCTCCCTCAGCGGCATTTTGCAGCGCTCTGAGCTAATTACCGATCTAGGGGATGACGAACTGCGCCTGGTCATTGAGCAGCCCGCCGCCCGCCATGGCGTTGTCTTTGAACCTGGCCTAGCAGCAGAGATCATCCAGGGGTTGAAGGGCCGTAACGAAACCGGCGAGGCCGATCGCATTTCGCTACCGCTGTTGCAGTACACCCTCAAGCTGCTGTGGGAAAGCAGTGGCGATCTGGGCGATCGCATCCTCCGCACCAGCACCTATCGCCAGATTGGCGGCGTGCGCGGAGCCCTCCAGCGGCGGGTTGACGAGATCTACAATGGCCTCTCCGCTGACGAACAGCAGGCCGCGAAACACATCTTTTTGCAACTGGTCGATACCACCACTGCCGATGTGGGTACCACCACCGTCGGTAAGGCCGTCAGTCGCCGCGCCACTCTCACCGAATTTCGCGACCCGGCGGAGCAAAAGGTGCTAGAGCAGTTAATTAATGCGAGTTTGCTGGTCAGCGATCGCCCCAGCCCCGACAGCAGTGCCGTAGTCGAATTGGCCCATGAAACCCTGATCGACTCCTGGGATACCCTCAAACGCTGGATCGAAGAAAGCAAACCCCTGATTCGCCTGCGCAACCAGCTTAAAGATGACGCCACCCGCTGGCACGACCTGTGCCAACAGAAATCTGCTCAGGCCGAAGCTGAGCTGTGGCAGGGCACCAAGCTGCAATGGTTGATGGCTCAGAAGATGGAGTTGTGCGATCGCTTTGGCAATTTCTGCTCTGAAGAAACCGCCTTTATCGACGCTAGTGAAGCATTGGCTGACCAAGAGCACCGCCGCGAAGTGCAGCGCCTGCGTCGCACCATTGCTGGCGTAGGTGCGGCCTTAGCTGCCGTCAGCGGCCTAGCGTTTCTCGCCCTCAACCAATGGATTCGCGCCGAGCAGGGCCAGATCAAAGCCCTCACCCAAGCCACAAATGCTGAATTTACTGTTAATCGCGACAGGGTAGACCCTCTTCTGCACGCCCTCGAAGCCGGCACCCAACTTCAGCGCATGCCTGTTTTCCTCCGCCCACCCGACCTCCAAGCCGATGTGATGACCGCTCTGGCCCAGGGTGTTTATTGGGTCCGTGAGAAGAATCGATTAGAGGGCCATGCTGGTGTGATCCAGGCTGTTGCCTTTAGCCCCGACGGCCAAACTATTGCTACCGCCAGCTACGACCGCACTGTAAAACTATGGGATAAGCATGGGCAGTTAAACTCCGTAGACTTAACCCACGATGCCCCTGTCTTAGATGTCAGTTTCAGCCCCGATGGCCAGAAAATTGCCAGCGCCGCTGAAAATGGCACCATTCAATTGTGGTCAAGTCAAGGCGAGTCATTAGGAGCACCGATCTCAGCCCATAACAGCTATGTCTATAGCGTTCGCTTTGACCCTCAAAATCAGTTCCTAGCTAGCGCCAGTGAAGATGGCACGATCAAACTATGGGATTTGCAGGGCAAGCTCCTTGAAACGATTTCCGCCCATAGCTCCCCAGTGTGGGATGTTGCCTTTAGCCCCGATGGCCTAACTTTAGCCAGTGCCAGTAGCGATCGCACCATCAGGTTATGGAACCGCGATGGCACCCCTAAGCGCCCTCCACTCCTTGGTCACCAAGACTTAGTGACGAGCGTTGACTTTAGTCCTTCGACCAACCCTGGATGGTTGGCTTCAGGAGATGTTGAAGGCAAGATACGGCTTTGGAAAGCCACAGGCGAACCCGTACGCTTGCTCACAGCTGACGATAGTACTGCGGTGCTTCAGGTCGCCTTTAGCCCCGATGGCCGGACTATCGTCGCTTGCCGCCAAAGTGGAGTAATAGAGCTATGGGATTTTCAGGGCCGTTTAATCACCCGCCTGCGCGGTCATGCCTCAAGGGTCAACGGCGTCAGCTTTAACCCTGATGGCACCATTCTAGCCAGCGTCAGTAATGACAAAAAGGCAATTCTTTGGCAGCCTAACGCAACTTCACGCGTGGCGGTACTGGCTTCTCCCCTGCCAGACACCCAACCAGTACCCGTATTTGAAGTTAACTTTAATCCCCAAAAACCTCAGATCGTTGCTATTCGAGAAGACGGCAACGGTGTGGTGTGGAACATTCAGGATCTACAAAATTCTCAAGCTCAGCTGTTGCAGAATACCCATGGCTCCTTCGGCAGTAGTATTCGATTTAGTCCAAAAGGTGATCGGATTGTGGAAGGGGATGGCAGTGGCACTATTCGGCGCTGGACAGATGCCGACGACTTTATAGACCTGGTACCCAATGCCCATGTAGATGGTGTCTACGGAATTAGCTTTAGTCCCCAGGGCGATCGCATTGCCTCTGGCGGATACGACAGTCTAATTAAACTTTGGGATATTAATGGCGAACCACTTTTTGCCTTAGAAGGGCACCAACAGGTCGTTTACTCGGTTGAATTTAACGCCGATGGTAGCCAACTACTCAGTGCTAGTGCTGACAATACTGCTAAACTGTGGAACCTTCAAACTGAAACTTTAATTACTACATTAAAAGAACACTCAGAACCAGTTTTGAGTGCGACATTTAGCCCCAACCAGGATCTCATTGCCACTGCCAGCGCTGATCAAACGATACGGCTATGGAATTCTCAAGGACAAGGGCTTAGTACACTGACAGGGCACCCTGATACGGTTAACAGCGTGCGATTTAGTCCTGATTCCCAAAGGCTTTATGGGGCTATTAATGACGGAACAATTCAAATTTGGAAGCCGAGCGGCAGATTGATTATGACGCTTGTTGGTCATGACGGTGGTGTCAATAGTCTCAGTGTTAAAGACAACCTGCTAGCGTCTTCCAGCCAAGATGGCCGCGTCATTCTCTGGAACCAGGAATCTGATTTCCTAACGTTAGATGGTCTAGTAGAGCAAGGCTGCCAGTGGGTGAGTGATTACCTAAAAAATAATTCATCCTCAAACCAGCAGCTCTGCCCATAG